The Zerene cesonia ecotype Mississippi chromosome 11, Zerene_cesonia_1.1, whole genome shotgun sequence sequence tttaaattttaattcataatcacacacacaataatataaattaatttatccttTTTTGAATATAGTTGTCATAACAGATGCAAAAAGCATGTTATaaccaaaattattaaaaaaaaaaacaattattataataggcttaattatgatatatgagTAACaacaagatttttattttcctgatTTGAACAACATCATATCTGAGTGTAGATACCAAATACCCTTAGTATAATTAAGTCTAAAATGatgtttacacatttttttttacaggaAAGCTCGTGACATTCATTTCATGAAGCGGGTGCAGGCCAAGTGGCAAATGAAGATGTCTATGAAGAATAACAAGTTCCAAAAACATTACCGACCTCAAGTCAACTTCTAGAAGAATCTAGAAATGTTCCTTgcattttatcttaatatgtaCATGTCAGGTCATAGTCGTCATCCTTATCAAAGAAAAGGATTTCTTTAAAgcaaaaagataatataaaaatcaaattagtaATAGAGGAATGTTAcgatattataacattattattttttcgacCAGATTATATCTTAAAGATTACACAATTAGTGATAGATCTTGCAGAACATTCTTATTTCCAGGTTCCTACAAAGTCATTTGACAAAGGTctgaaatatgaatttatgaactttttttttattagtttttatttcatttttatattattttcaattggaTCAATATGTAGATTTTTAGTTTGTGGatgataaataacaacattgtaattttattggttCTTATGACTGGCGTAATATGTTTGTCCTTAAGTAGTTACTCTTGTTAtaaaatgcttaaatattCTCTGTGGTGTCCACAGACATACAAATTGTGAATAATGCCTTGCACAAACAAACCTCaactttgaattaaaaaaaaagaaatttaaacatttgtaatCGATGTTTGATTGTTGACACTTTTTTCCTTAACACTTAGgtcatataaattgaaaatggaAGGGACAGAACTGAAAACCTCAATTCATTTTTGTTAGGGTATTAAATTGTCTGCTTCTATTTCTGTTAATTTTACAGATTTCTATGCATTTTATAGTCGCATGGCAGTATAACAAGTACACAGAAACAATGAATTCCATATATGTACAACGCAAATTgtaaataagcaataaaaaatacaatgaaatattgttttatttgttcaatgCAACCGgtgattttttaagtttaacgTATCTATACTTCTTATGGTAGAAAGAATCGTTAAAGTTACTTGCTCCATTTAAAGTCCATGGTATTTTGACAGGCTTCGGGTCTATTGTTAGacttattttgtacaaaggAAACGGGTTTacttttcctttaaaaaagTTGGTTATCGTTTTTGATAGACcttcattaattatgtatttcgaTTCAATGTTGGGTATGttcgcaaaatatttttcagccATTTTGATTTCGTCTTCTCCATTATCGCTTATAGGTTTGAGCGACAGATTAGTTTTGAACACGGAACAAAATACctgtaattatgtttatttttcgatatgtatataaataaattagaaagcTATATGGTTTCGTTTTAGAAACGAATGGATTGATGGCCCTTTGTATACCTAATCTCGTAGTGATTGTCATTTCAAACCTATCTGACACAAAAACGGACACAATTGAAGCATTTTGGGAcccaggtgaagctaataaagcTAATACGCATGTTAAAAAaccattaacattattataaagaaagtattaaatactttgaataaaaactaaaactacTACTAGGtactatacttataaattttattcgtacaaaatatatcagcGAGATTATCAAGCTGAAGTTCTGCTTGTTGAAATGCTAAATTACGATAGGTTacttgatttatattattgtcaaATACTTACgagcaataataaatattttttaaggaacatgtaatacatttttgaaaaagtGGTTTGGAaccttttatctttattatttggtaTTTTTGCTTATCTCAATACGAAGTGCAATTAAGTTTTCCGCCAATTGccttttgtattattactttaacaaagaaacataataaaatttcatatttggattcagttctatttatttcttccatCTGTAGATAAccatattattgataaattgtgAAACATCTCAAAGTCAAGAAAGTGagggaaaaataaaatatttttaaaagtataagcTAACTAACTACTCATAATCTTACTAAGTACTCTTGTTTAAGCAAAAAGTCCTTTGTTGTATGTATCTATCGCGTTTATCAGATAAGCGTGTCGCCAGGACTTTGTCTATCGCAGAGGCggaatttttcaaactttGGTTTTACCATGTTTCTTGTAAGCCCCATGTACCTTGggaaaactaaaaactagatacggttaataatataatgaataaatcgcgtttaaaatccattaaaaagtttttaatttctaaactaaaAACGAGTTTAGCGCTGCCTTCCAGGGTCCGCACATGTTAGATACGTTCATCACTGGTCAGGTCTGTGATTGCAAtggaaagaaataatattttaattcattaatacattacatattacatacccAATCGTACCCTATCAACCTAATCAACATATCGTTtggtattcattaaaaatatcagttGAAATAAAGTCGTCATTTGTTAATATTGggttatatttcttaaaaatgaatgaatttaagtacaaacaatatatatagcaCATAATAATAGCCCCTTTAAAAGGGAAACTCCTAAGAAAGTGAATTAAGACTTATTGTGATGCGTTTGTACGGGTAAGTCAGAAACGCCGCGCGGAGCTGTGCCGCGCCTTGAAAATCCAAGCGCAGCCTTTAAAATGCATAGCCCTGCTTCAATTGTCCTTTTTCTATCGGAGTCATTTCCTATCGCCGGATTTATTTCCACGAGATCTAGTGCTCTCAAACGGCCCGTCGAATGAATAATCTCCATGAGTTTTATTCCTTCACGTAGAGTTAAACCGCCCCGCACTGCAAAATAAAGATAGTATTTTAGTTATTGAGAAATCGTTGTGACGGTTATTGAAATCGgcgcaataaataataaaaatctgtaaGTTTGTTTCATACTTTGTGGTATTTCTTAACCTTTTAAAATACAGAACAAGTTTGTTGTAATTGTCAATTGTAACCAATCCAAAAAACAACGTcagttttctctttataaaagttaattaaaaactagagagaatttatttataagttaattcATAAAGAACAATTTTAGgcttataatatacttatacataaaaaaaaacatttcatagaGTTCAGAATTGCCGAAATGGGTGACCGTTGAGAATAGTTTTTTccaatttagataaatatataatttaaatatacatttgaacatcatatgattttaaaatgaaaataaagtaattggTAGTAGGTACCTGGTGTTCCTGTACTTGGTGCTTCCAGGGCATCCAAAGAGTCGATATCGAAGCTCACATGAATAGGCTTTTCTTGGCCAGGATCCAATACATGTAGAATAttgttaattgatttttcaataccATGACTGCAAATAGTTTAATtcattgtttcataaattattctgATATGTAACTAAATCTTGTTATACATAAAGTGTAGTTTTACCAAATAagtaaaagatatatttaatttacttgtaatgcatttcaatgctgtaaaattaaaaataacttactcTTCAACGTCTTCCATAGCAAATGTaggtactttatatttttctatagccAATCTTTCATAGTGGTCTACAGATCTAAGTCCGATGTAACCAAGGTTCTTAATCGAAAatctagaaaataaatagtttttttaaatgcttttaaattgtttgccATAAGGAAGTTATTAGTTTCCCCACTTAATAGTTATATCTGTAAAAATTTTTATCGATACTCGTTAGGTCTACgatatatacttacatatctgaaatttaatatacttctgttcttttctttttttacatttaaagtaCTGAAAGGGTTTTTTAAAGATTGGATAAAGTACTGAAGGAGGAGTCTGAATTACTGGAAGATTTCTACTCAGATAGAAGGATCATTAGATGCATGCTATTGTACTTAataggtaattttaattaatttagaacTAAGAACAACAAATGGCAACTTTTTTGATGACAAGTTTTGTCGTGAAAAAGATTATTGGAGGGGTTgatagtaattttatacaagGAATTGTGCGCCCTTTATTATTGTGCGTAGCTAATTAAGAAAAGATGTATAACTTTAAACTTGTCAGTGACAAGTTACCACACCACATGCCTCCTACCAATAGCGTATTTAGATTACAACAGGCTATATTGAAAGttgaagttaaataaaacatgtattcTAAAGCTGAATTCATTgggtaaagaaaaatatttatattacttggGAACTTGCCAGTCCATAGTAGGGAGATAAGGCCAGTAATCCGATAGCTCTTTCACAAGAAGTGCGACGGGCATGCCGTGCACTGAGCCCGACTCGGaagttttgtttgtgttgATATCCGCGTGGGCGTCCACCCAGATGAGAATCATGTCCTCGTTCACATTATAATGCCCGTCCACAGTGCCTATAGAATGAAAATttctatatcattttataacatagaaaataaaaaaattattagaaactaGAAGTCGTAATTTGCATATTGAAAGcctgtaaatttttgtttgggTTGAAAAAATAGCAGAGAAGTtagttttctttcaaaataggTAAGTTGTTGCAAAATTaggttttcaattttaaatcatagaaaggtaacacaaaatataatttttgatatcacCGAAAACCAGGGGTAGAACGAGGTAACAATGGTTAAAAAATTAGTAGgtagatacataataaattgagCATTCGGATCACTCCAATAAATGGTTACAAATAGGTACAAAAATAGTAACCTATTCGGTCTTCAAAGCTTCCATTAATTTTAGTGTCTTTTTAGCTGGGCCTGACACCTAAGTACCTAAGTAATACCATGTTAAttagatgttataatataacctTATTTAAAGCAATAGTGTACCCAtgcgatattataatatgaggGGCTCATAAGATGCGAATGAGTCAGCTGTTCTAGAAATGCGAGTCAGCTTCTTCGGTAATGGAATGTCAGCTTGAATAGCAGGTTGACATGTCTTACTGGCTACGTCATTACATCGTTTACTTATCAATATGTCACATGCCTTTTAACTTTTAAGTAGAATTAAAGAGCAACTCATGAGAAATAGACATAAAATTAAGCTGctattaataagaaaacatatatatgACATAActccaaacaaacatttttagtttttaaatttcaatgctCGATCCAGTGAATCGacctatatgaaaataaaacgtggtaaaaaaataatctattttcctcttaattaataaatcgcacAAAGAAACCAAAGCTTCTCTTTAGAATATAGCTTAGCCGTAAGCTGAAGATTTCTTATaatgacatatttataaagaaatataataatgtctcTGCTATTCAGTATATTAGAGATTATATTCTTCACATGAtgaggtttattttttatataagtaataagaaaaaagcaataaaaggACATCGCCTAGAGACACGTCTGCTATCTAATTTATCTTTAAGATCAGAGTGTATATGAAGTATGAATGCTATTCTATATCGAGAGTAGCATATGtgtctatttaaattgttttatactttttaacccCAGCCAAACATGACATACAGGTTCATGGATCTATTGATATATTGTTACTTTCAAAGTCACATCAAATTTGTGAACATCATAATGCCTCGATGATTTTTGAAGAGTACGCTCTAATAAACATTCCCGATCACTTAAACCTACCAACTCCAATGGAGTGATCTCCTCCTATAGTAACAGCAAGTCTCCCATCCCGTAGCACTTGAGACACTTTCTTGGAAACATTATGATTACAGGCAGACACAAGAGGTAGAGACACCATGTTATCTACGCCAACATCTTCATGACTCGTCGGTATATCAATGTCTCCATAGTCTTTAACGTCGAGGCCATCTAATGCATagatattgttaaaatgaGAAAAAGATATAGATATTGAAACTAATATTAACCTGATgcgctttaaaaaaatactagtgAAAACGTATGTGCTTTATCTCATAGAAATATCTTTGAAATTTCAACCAGAagcttgtatttaattttgaggTTAGGTTACATTGTTTGTCATAACaagtttttctattatttaattgcacaTTGAATACTGAATTTTAGTTGCGTAAAAAAACTTGAAAGTAAAACAACGACAATACTAACAGTATTGTCGTTGTTTcgttaataaatgttatatataaataaacacaaaataggagtaggtaattttttttattattatttttcgagtaagtacctatttaaacaaatataaggAAGCAACTGTTAtaagtaataacaaaattcCTTCTTAccaatttcttttaattcacTAATCAACCCTGACGACCGCATAGCCGCTGGTGCCACACTTACTCCATACTTTTTTTGACCCTTCTCAAATGGCACTCCAATTATACCGACTTGCTTTAAAGGttcgaactttttaatttgagaCATTTTTCTTACGAAAACCTTAAGGACATTCATATTTACAAGCTTTTAATGCTTTGTGAGAGTAATACAATAAGagcgaaataaaaacttatcatTTAGAGCAAATGTTATTCTGCATGTTATCTCCGAGCATGTCAAAgatcattttttatgaaagtttgcctaatgtattatgtttaatatagatattttaaaataaaatattagttgtTGACAATTGCTTACCTCGTTTCGAAAATACCAAAGGAATATTccacttaaaaatacaaaatcgaCTAACACTTgtgaatgatattattttcttttagaaTTTCAAcggttattgaaattaatacatcggtaatgtttaaattaactcCAGGACTCGCATTTACAATCACAAAGCATTGctcattttcatttgaatatagGTGAAAAATGTATCATTAACACGTTTCTCatattttatgagatttttatatatctttcttATCTTGAATTGACTGCAGTAGAAAAGGCAGTTGGCACTCAGATTTGTCTTTACTCATTTTATTACTACACTTCAAAGAAGAACGGAGTAGAAAGGAaaagtaattacatatattataataggtatttaattacagaaaatacgatatatttataaattgactgTTTGTAAATACTTGTTTCTTTACTACGAGGCTTTTTGTCACCATGTTCATTTATATCCAATTGTGTTTTTGTGATCCACGTCTTATACGGTGTTATAActgtaaatatgttataatcaaCATCTCCTTTCAAACTTATAGATCCTACAGGACACGATGTAATTCCAACAACTTCATCTTCATAGAAAATTGGCGCACCCTCACCGAATGGCAATTCGTATGTTATTTCACTTGAGTATTCTATAccacaaatacaataataccaCTTGGGATTCGAACAAGCTACTTGTTTATATTCCTGAATTTGCAAGACAGCTACGtcagaatttttcaattgcCCGTATCCAGTTACGGATAGTatcttatttttcaattcggaTTCGAAGTAGTTTCCCAAAATGGCACTTTCAGTAAATTGTAAAAGTACTGCTCTGACAGTAAATACGATTGCAAGGTTGCTGTGCATCCGTGTAACGTTttgatttaattcatttaccTCGTACATATAATCTTCGTGAACTCTTGTGAATGCAATctcgaaaatattatttctgtgTAACATTTTCCCTACTACTGCACTGTTAACTGCGACGAACGTTGGTTCGGGGGAGACGCAACGACCAGACGTTAGTATTGCGCGTTGGCTTATTATAACTCCTGTGCAcgtgtaattttttgtattactcAGTAAAGCCACAATGTAAGGATGTTCTTCagctaatatttcaattattctcCAATCTCTGAAACTCGCGTAATTCATTCCCATGGATTTAgaggataaatatataaggaataataaatatgttggaGAACTACATACTCGATTCATAGCAACGCGCTTACATTGGAAATTTATTTCGCTaccaaaatatttgatttgaaataatcATATCAATGTCATATTGACTAGTCTCTTTGAAGCATATAGAAGTAAATCTATCagatatagaataaatataaatgatatcgaaactgtaatatttcaagtaaattaaaaacatacatttatatttgaaattgttatttacgaaaaatcattatattaaagaaattttatgcaatttatatttaataagtcaTAGTAGCTAGGCAGTATGGTAAAGGCGCTGTGCTCTATCAGTTCGATCGTGACCAACAGGCCTTTAGACCTTGTTGTTGACCCAAACAAGAGCACTGAAAAGCGTTAGTAATTTAACATTTGCATGAAAAGCTATAATATGAAGGAGTTCTTAACCTTAAACGGAAGAGAGATTTTATCATCAAAAGGTTTTCAGTTTCTTCAAATGGACAAGAAGACTTGTTTTTGTaagcagataaattaaatatttttgactgagcgaatctttttatttttagtgacATTGACCTTTCTATTTAGCATTTAGATAACATTCAAGTCTTTTTATGTGTGTTACATAAGCTTTTTAGAGACTAATaatcaacattatttttatattagatattagattatattagacatttatcttaatttcaaatacatatatcgATATAAATGAATGTGTTCGGAGAATCCTACGGTTCTACTACTCTACTAGTAATCAAGggagttattattaatttaacggatttaacattaatcataataatactCACTCGTAAAATATCTATCTACATGAAAAAGCTAATTGTAACGAATTCAGTACCTCGAAATCGGTATTATGTGATACGTTTAAAGATTCGTGGTTGTACAAAATGGTCGTCACGAAGAGCTTTCATTTGAATGGGTTGTCAGATAATAAGTTACGAGGGTAGTCCGGCAACCGGATGATAAAATTGCAACCTTATTCAGGGGCTAACGCTATCGATTCAATGCTGATCTCCTATTCATACAATGATCCGATACTTCCGTGCGTCacgtaaataatttctattgtgCCTTGTTATTAGGTTAATCTCTGGCGAGAACATTTGTAGTCATTTTTTTCGAAAAGATGCGTAATGATTTAGGCTTTTAAGGCTAGTAtcttaaatttagaatttattttgttttgggtTCTTAATGgtgttgaaattttaaagattaatgCTAATAAGGAAGTAATGATTATTTTGCAAAAAGCATGATAGCATCAGGAA is a genomic window containing:
- the LOC119830531 gene encoding arginase-1 produces the protein MNYASFRDWRIIEILAEEHPYIVALLSNTKNYTCTGVIISQRAILTSGRCVSPEPTFVAVNSAVVGKMLHRNNIFEIAFTRVHEDYMYEVNELNQNVTRMHSNLAIVFTVRAVLLQFTESAILGNYFESELKNKILSVTGYGQLKNSDVAVLQIQEYKQVACSNPKWYYCICGIEYSSEITYELPFGEGAPIFYEDEVVGITSCPVGSISLKGDVDYNIFTVITPYKTWITKTQLDINEHGDKKPRSKETNGLDVKDYGDIDIPTSHEDVGVDNMVSLPLVSACNHNVSKKVSQVLRDGRLAVTIGGDHSIGVGTVDGHYNVNEDMILIWVDAHADINTNKTSESGSVHGMPVALLVKELSDYWPYLPTMDWQVPKFSIKNLGYIGLRSVDHYERLAIEKYKVPTFAMEDVEDHGIEKSINNILHVLDPGQEKPIHVSFDIDSLDALEAPSTGTPVRGGLTLREGIKLMEIIHSTGRLRALDLVEINPAIGNDSDRKRTIEAGLCILKAALGFSRRGTAPRGVSDLPVQTHHNKS